Proteins co-encoded in one Callospermophilus lateralis isolate mCalLat2 chromosome 2, mCalLat2.hap1, whole genome shotgun sequence genomic window:
- the LOC143385402 gene encoding N-acetyllactosaminide alpha-1,3-galactosyltransferase-like 1 gives MVNDQIEEPQLSKWFNSKKRSDVITITDWHAPIIWQETYNRQVLEKYYKRLNITIGLATLATRKFTNLYLEQFLESANKYFMVGYNVIFYIFTDNTKRIPLVELGTFRTYKILPLIEEGSLADNDFIYMKTLSVNLIDSIQHEVNFFFVMTINQIFKSDFGVESLGKSVAQLHAWWYFKNTREYPYERRTKSTAFIPFGQGDFYYHHAIFGGTPRMILNFIRQYLKGFVQDTTKELNCMYESYLNKYFFVNKPTKLLSPEYNWDPKFKTPPQIKHVKIVWQSEMT, from the exons ATGGT gaatgatcaaatagaagAACCTCAGCTCTCAAAATGGTTTAATTCTAA AAAACGTTCTGATGTTATAACAATAACTGACTGGCATGCTCCAATCATATGGCAAGAAACTTACAATAGACAGGTCCTGGAAAAATATTACAAAAGGCTGAACATTACCATAGGCTTGGCTACACTTGCTACTAGAAA ATTTACAAATCTTTACCTGGAACAGTTCCTAGAATCTGCTAATAAGTACTTTATGGTTGGCTACAATGTTATCTTCTACATCTTCACTGATAACACCAAAAGAATACCTCTAGTGGAGTTAGGTACTTTCAGAACGTATAAAATATTGCCTCTAATTGAAGAAGGATCATTGGCAGACAATGACTTCATATACATGAAGACTTTGAGTGTGAATCTCATAGACAGCATCCAGCATGAAGTCAACTTTTTCTTCGTTATGACTATAAACCAGATCTTTAAGAGTGACTTTGGAGTAGAATCTCTGGGCAAATCAGTAGCTCAACTCCATGCATGgtggtattttaaaaatactaggGAGTATCCTTATGAGAGAAGAACTAAATCAACAGCTTTCATTCCCTTCGGACAAGGAGATTTCTATTACCATCATGCTATTTTTGGTGGAACACCACGTATGATTTTAAACTTCATTAGACAATATCTAAAAGGATTTGTGCAAGACACCACAAAAGAACTTAACTGCATGTATGAAAGCTacctaaacaaatatttttttgtcaATAAACCCACTAAACTGTTATCACCAGAATACAATTGGGATCCAAAATTTAAAACTCctccacaaataaaacatgttaaaatAGTATGGCAGTCAGAAATGACTTGA